In the genome of Caldalkalibacillus salinus, one region contains:
- the folE gene encoding GTP cyclohydrolase I FolE — protein sequence MSRFDTDKIEQAVKMIIEAVGENPEREGLQDTPKRVAKMYTEVFEGLDQDPEAYFDVVFGEDHEELVLVKDIPFYSMCEHHFVPFYGKAHVGYIPKGGRVTGLSKLARAVEAVARRPQLQERITSTVADAIVEKLDPHGVIVVVEAEHMCMTMRGVRKPGAKTVTSAVRGCFIDDAPARAEVLGLINHQS from the coding sequence ATGAGCCGTTTTGACACGGATAAAATAGAACAAGCAGTCAAGATGATCATAGAAGCTGTCGGTGAGAACCCTGAGAGAGAAGGGTTACAGGATACGCCGAAGCGTGTGGCCAAAATGTACACAGAAGTGTTTGAGGGATTAGATCAAGATCCTGAGGCCTACTTTGATGTGGTTTTTGGCGAGGATCACGAGGAGCTCGTGTTAGTGAAGGATATTCCTTTCTACTCCATGTGTGAACATCACTTCGTTCCGTTCTACGGCAAGGCACATGTCGGTTACATACCAAAAGGCGGACGTGTAACAGGATTGAGTAAACTCGCACGTGCGGTTGAAGCGGTCGCTCGTCGTCCACAATTACAAGAACGCATTACGTCAACAGTGGCCGATGCGATTGTCGAGAAGCTGGATCCACATGGCGTGATCGTCGTTGTAGAAGCTGAACATATGTGTATGACAATGAGAGGCGTTCGAAAACCAGGTGCCAAAACGGTAACATCTGCCGTACGAGGATGCTTTATAGATGACGCACCTGCTAGAGCAGAAGTACTAGGTCTCATTAATCACCAGTCGTAA
- a CDS encoding HU family DNA-binding protein, which produces MNKTELITKVAEQTELTKKDAGLAVDAVFDAISEALQEGDKVQIIGFGNFETRERSARKGRNPQTGAEIDIPASKVPAFKAGKALKDAVK; this is translated from the coding sequence ATGAATAAAACTGAACTTATCACTAAAGTAGCTGAACAAACGGAATTAACAAAGAAAGATGCTGGTCTAGCAGTTGATGCAGTTTTTGATGCCATTTCTGAGGCGTTACAAGAAGGGGATAAAGTACAAATTATCGGATTTGGAAACTTTGAAACGAGAGAACGTTCTGCTCGTAAAGGGCGTAACCCTCAAACAGGAGCTGAAATTGACATTCCGGCTAGCAAGGTACCAGCCTTTAAAGCAGGTAAAGCCTTAAAAGACGCTGTAAAGTAA
- the spoIVA gene encoding stage IV sporulation protein A, with protein MEKVDIFKDIAERTGGDIYIGVVGAVRTGKSTFIKNFMEKVVIPNIGSDSDRIRAQDELPQSSSGKTIMTTEPKFVPNQAVQIDVDEGLDINVRLIDCVGYVVPGAKGYEDENGPRMINTPWYEEPIPFQEAAEYGTRKVIQEHSTLGVLMTTDGTIAEIPRHEYEEAEERVVNELKEVGKPFVLVINSTQPYSPETEALRNDLAEKYDIPCIACSVEQMEERDITNVLREVLFEFPVHEVNVNLPSWVMVLREDHWLRENYEESVRNTVNDIRRLRDVDRVVGYFTEYDFIDRASLSDMDMGTGVAEIDLVAPDHLYDQVLKEVVGVEIRGKDHLLQLMQDFAIAKREYDHISEALHSVKNTGYGIAPPRLEDMTLDEPEIIRQGSRFGVRLKATAPSIHMIKVDVDSEFAPIIGTEKQSEELIRYLMQDFEEDPLSIWNSDVFGRSLNSIVREGIQAKITMMPDNARYKLKDTLERIINEGSGGLIAIIL; from the coding sequence GTGGAAAAGGTCGACATCTTTAAAGACATTGCCGAGCGGACTGGCGGAGATATTTATATCGGAGTCGTCGGGGCCGTCCGTACGGGAAAGTCTACATTTATTAAAAATTTTATGGAAAAGGTAGTTATCCCTAACATTGGATCTGATTCTGATCGGATCCGTGCACAAGACGAACTACCTCAGAGTTCATCTGGGAAAACAATTATGACAACGGAGCCTAAATTCGTACCTAACCAGGCCGTTCAGATTGACGTAGATGAAGGTTTAGATATCAATGTGCGTTTAATTGACTGCGTCGGTTACGTTGTCCCTGGTGCAAAGGGATACGAAGATGAGAATGGTCCACGCATGATCAATACGCCTTGGTATGAAGAGCCCATTCCGTTTCAAGAGGCAGCGGAATACGGCACACGTAAAGTTATACAAGAGCACTCCACGCTAGGTGTTCTGATGACAACGGATGGGACCATTGCCGAAATTCCGCGTCACGAGTATGAAGAGGCAGAAGAGAGGGTTGTAAACGAGCTAAAAGAAGTCGGCAAACCTTTCGTGCTTGTCATCAACTCTACTCAGCCATATAGCCCGGAGACGGAAGCCTTAAGAAATGATTTAGCTGAGAAATATGACATCCCGTGCATTGCATGTAGTGTAGAACAGATGGAGGAACGTGATATTACCAACGTCCTGCGAGAAGTCTTATTTGAATTTCCAGTGCATGAAGTCAATGTTAATTTGCCTAGCTGGGTCATGGTGCTCAGAGAAGATCATTGGTTACGCGAGAACTACGAAGAATCCGTTAGAAACACAGTAAACGATATTAGACGATTAAGAGACGTAGACCGAGTGGTCGGATATTTCACAGAATATGACTTTATTGACCGGGCTTCTCTATCTGATATGGATATGGGAACAGGCGTAGCCGAAATTGACTTGGTGGCACCCGATCATCTGTACGATCAGGTATTAAAAGAAGTGGTTGGCGTTGAGATTCGCGGGAAGGATCATCTCCTTCAGCTTATGCAAGACTTTGCAATCGCCAAACGGGAGTATGACCATATATCTGAAGCTTTACACAGTGTTAAAAATACAGGCTACGGTATAGCACCTCCACGCTTGGAGGATATGACCCTAGATGAGCCTGAGATTATTCGCCAGGGTTCTCGTTTCGGTGTCCGTTTAAAAGCAACCGCACCATCGATCCACATGATCAAGGTAGACGTGGATTCCGAGTTCGCGCCTATTATCGGGACCGAAAAGCAAAGTGAGGAACTGATTAGATATCTTATGCAAGACTTCGAGGAGGACCCGTTATCCATCTGGAACTCCGATGTATTCGGTCGCTCGCTTAACTCAATTGTAAGAGAGGGCATTCAAGCTAAGATTACAATGATGCCGGATAATGCGCGCTATAAGCTGAAAGATACATTAGAGAGAATTATTAATGAGGGTTCTGGAGGACTCATTGCCATTATCCTATAA
- a CDS encoding DUF2768 family protein, which yields MEPLVKMMIALVSMVTMFLANILILGARNRFKGIWRGMATTFAFALLILSFIFIVIVVFSV from the coding sequence ATGGAACCGTTAGTTAAAATGATGATTGCGTTAGTGTCAATGGTGACGATGTTTCTAGCCAACATACTGATATTAGGAGCGAGGAATAGATTTAAAGGGATCTGGAGAGGAATGGCGACGACTTTTGCTTTTGCTTTGCTCATACTTTCATTTATATTTATCGTCATCGTGGTCTTTTCGGTGTAA
- a CDS encoding stage VI sporulation protein F has protein sequence MANRDFFDKVQNKTNVSQDQLKNVANSIKPQDLKDEKKVRELVSKIGSLAGVPVSKQKEDQIVNFLVKQKLNPQQMQTMIQQFMKPKK, from the coding sequence ATGGCAAATAGAGATTTCTTTGACAAAGTGCAAAACAAAACCAACGTATCACAAGATCAATTGAAAAACGTTGCGAATTCAATAAAACCTCAGGATCTTAAAGACGAAAAAAAGGTACGTGAGCTTGTTTCAAAAATTGGGTCCTTAGCTGGTGTACCTGTTTCTAAGCAAAAAGAAGACCAAATTGTGAACTTTCTCGTCAAACAAAAGTTAAACCCCCAGCAAATGCAGACCATGATACAGCAATTTATGAAGCCCAAAAAGTAG
- a CDS encoding NAD(P)H-dependent glycerol-3-phosphate dehydrogenase → MSKIAVLGAGSWGTALSIVLADNGYDVCLWSRRKEQAEEINQHHTNEKYLPGVTLPTRIKAELSVEKVLEDTTYILLVLPTAIVRQVAKELLPYLTSEHVIIHSSKGIEPDTYKRVSQLIEEEIPERKRKGIVVLSGPSHAEEVSHRSPTTVVVGSESLDLAEKVQDLFINQHFRVYTNNDVTGMEIGGSLKNIIALGAGLTDGLEFGDNAKAALMTRGLAEIARLGIEMGAHPLTFAGLAGVGDLIVTCTSQHSRNWRCGYALGQGQTVDDVLSSMGMVVEGIRTTKAAYQLGKEKNVEMPITQELYKVLFEDKSPQQAAEDLMGRGPTHELEHKNLDFLNAYLK, encoded by the coding sequence ATGTCAAAAATCGCGGTATTGGGTGCTGGAAGTTGGGGAACAGCATTATCCATTGTACTTGCAGATAACGGATATGACGTTTGCTTGTGGTCTCGTAGAAAGGAACAAGCCGAAGAGATTAACCAACATCATACGAATGAGAAATATCTGCCAGGTGTCACTTTACCGACACGGATCAAAGCGGAATTGTCTGTGGAGAAAGTCTTAGAAGACACAACATACATATTATTGGTTTTGCCTACAGCAATCGTCAGACAAGTGGCAAAAGAGCTGTTACCTTACCTTACCTCAGAACATGTCATTATACATTCATCTAAAGGTATTGAGCCAGACACGTATAAACGGGTTTCACAACTCATTGAAGAGGAGATACCCGAACGTAAAAGGAAAGGGATAGTGGTCTTATCAGGTCCCAGCCATGCGGAAGAGGTGAGTCACCGCTCTCCTACGACGGTCGTCGTTGGGTCTGAATCCTTAGATTTAGCGGAGAAAGTTCAGGACTTATTTATTAATCAACATTTTCGTGTTTATACTAATAATGATGTCACCGGAATGGAAATTGGGGGTTCACTTAAGAATATCATTGCCCTTGGCGCCGGGCTCACGGACGGGTTAGAATTTGGAGATAATGCCAAAGCGGCTTTGATGACCCGTGGTTTAGCCGAAATTGCTAGGCTAGGTATTGAGATGGGGGCGCACCCTCTAACGTTTGCCGGTTTGGCGGGGGTAGGTGACCTTATTGTGACGTGTACAAGCCAACATTCTAGAAATTGGCGTTGTGGATACGCCTTAGGCCAAGGTCAGACAGTTGATGATGTGCTCTCGTCCATGGGAATGGTGGTAGAAGGGATTCGTACGACCAAAGCAGCCTATCAACTCGGTAAGGAAAAAAACGTCGAAATGCCTATAACACAAGAGCTGTATAAAGTACTATTTGAAGACAAGTCTCCACAGCAAGCGGCCGAGGACCTCATGGGTAGGGGGCCGACACATGAACTGGAACACAAGAATCTAGATTTTTTAAATGCTTACTTAAAATAA